A stretch of the Panicum virgatum strain AP13 chromosome 9N, P.virgatum_v5, whole genome shotgun sequence genome encodes the following:
- the LOC120688575 gene encoding 50S ribosomal protein L4, chloroplastic-like: protein MPGAAVASPLLLSLSSSSSPFLSSPSTSFLPPTSSAAPHCAGRTKAAVSVLRALRAEAATLPVLSFTGDKVREVTLDLKSAPPSTARAVVHRAIITDRQNARRGTASTLTRGEVSGGGRKPYQQKKTGKARRGSQRTPLRPGGGVVFGPKPRDWSIKINRKEKRLAISTALASAAVAEDAFVVEEFDEAFASGPKTKDFVAALQRWGLDPKQKAMFFATEFDDNVRLSGRNIGSLKMLTPRTLNLYDILDARKLFFTPAAVDYLNSRYGTSASDDYDTDDEDDAEEEQEVVEEGTTAEAAQDATEESEADGSS from the exons ATGCcaggcgccgccgtggcctcgcctctcctcctctcgctttcctcgtcctcctcccccttcctctcctccccaTCCACTTCCTTTCTGCCGCCCACTTCCTCGGCTGCCCCTCACTGCGCCGGCAGGACGAAGGCGGCGGTCTCCGTCCTCCGCGCGCTGCGGGCCGAGGCAGCCACCCTCCCCGTGCTCTCCTTCACTGGAGACAAGGTCCGGGAGGTCACCCTCGACCTCAAGtccgcgccgccctccaccgcgcGCGCAGTCGTGCACCGCGCCATCATCACCGACCGCCAGAACGCGCGCCGGGGCACGGCCTCCACGCTCACCCGCGGCGAGGTCAGCGGCGGAGGGAGGAAGCCCTACCAGCAGAAGAAGACGGGGAAGGCGCGGCGCGGGTCGCAGCGCACCCCGCTCCGCCCAGGAGGCGGCGTCGTGTTCGGCCCCAAGCCCCGCGACTGGTCCATCAAGATCAACCGCAAGGAGAAGCGCCTCGCCATCTCCACCGCActcgccagcgccgccgtggccgaggACGCTTTCGTCGTCGAGGAGTTCGACGAGGCCTTCGCGTCAGGGCCCAAGACTAAGGACTTCGTGGCCGCTCTGCAGCGGTGGGGGCTCGACCCCAAGCAGAAGGCCATGTTCTTTGCCACGGAGTTCGACGACAATGTGCGGCTTAGCGGCAGGAACATCGGTTCTCTCAAGATGCTCACACCCAGGACGCTCAATCTCTACGACATCCTCGACGCCCGCAAGCTCTTCTTTACTCCTGCTGCCGTAGACTACCTCAACTCCAGGTACGGAACCAGCGCTTCTGATGACTACGATACTGACGATGAGGACGATGccgaagaagagcaagaagtaGTAGAAGAAGGCACAACAGCGGAAGCTGCTCAAG ATGCTACCGAAGAGAGCGAGGCAGATGGCAGTTCCTAG
- the LOC120688574 gene encoding peroxisomal nicotinamide adenine dinucleotide carrier-like, with protein MSDALINGLAGAGGGIIAQLLTYPLQTVNARQQTERDPTKPAFKDGAARQLYLVVKNEGWERLYGGLMPSLVGTAASQGVYYYFYQIFRNRAEAKALERSRRGLGDGSVGMLQSLTVAALSGCVNVLLTNPIWVVVTRMQTHRKANKQQSPEGLTCAPDKVMEAAITENTPYKTIDVFQELYKEAGVLGFWKGVIPALIMVSNPAMQFMLYETLLKKLKKRRASNLKGADGLTALEIFLLGAVAKLGATVVTYPLLVVKARLQVKQRIDNDKRHHYKGTFDAFTKMVHHEGLKGMYKGMGTKIVQSVFASALLFMIKEELVKGARLLVTGNTSLVKKLPSKPSRK; from the exons ATGTCGGACGCGCTGATCAACGGcctcgcgggcgccggcggcgggatcaTCGCCCAGCTCCTCACCTACCCGCTCCAGACC GTGAACGCGCGGCAGCAGACGGAGCGCGACCCTACCAAGCCGGCGTTTAAGGACGGCGCCGCGCGCCAGTTATACTTG GTTGTGAAGAATGAGGGGTGGGAGCGCCTGTACGGCGGGCTCATGCCCTCGCTCGTCGGCACCGCCGCCTCCCAG GGTGTCTACTACTACTTCTACCAAATATTCCGGAACAGGGCCGAGGCTAAGGCCCTTGAGCGATCCAGGAGAGGGCTTGGCGATGGATCTGTCGGGATGCTCCAATCTCTCACTGTCGCTGCCCTGTCTGG CTGCGTCAATGTACTGCTCACAAACCCAATTTGGGTGGTGGTTACCCGAATGCAA ACTCACAGAAAGGCAAACAAACAACAAAGCCCAGAGGGTTTGACATGTGCTCCTGACAAGGTCATGGAAGCTGCTATAACTGAAAACACCCCTTACAAAACTATCGACGTT TTTCAGGAACTGTACAAAGAAGCTGGAGTGTTGGGCTTCTGGAAAGGGGTAATCCCAGCTCTTATTATG GTTAGCAATCCTGCGATGCAGTTCATGTTGTATGAGACTCTTCTGAAGAAGCTGAAGAAGAGACGGGCCTCTAATCTCAAGGGAGCTGATGGACTAACTGCTCTTGAA ATTTTTCTTCTTGGTGCTGTtgcaaaacttggtgcaacTGTTGTTACATATCCTCTTCTAGTTGTTAAG GCAAGACTTCAGGTGAAGCAAAGGATTGACAATGACAAGAGGCATCACTACAAAG GTACATTTGATGCGTTCACAAAGATGGTACATCATGAGGGTCTGAAAGGCATGTATAAAGGAATGGGTACAAAAATTGTGCAAAGTGTTTTTGCTTCTGCTTTGCTTTTTATGATCAAGGAGGAGTTGGTGAAGGGTGCTCGACTATTGGTTACTGGTAACACCAGTCTGGTTAAGAAATTACCATCAAAGCCGTCAAGAAAATAG